The proteins below come from a single Streptomyces tubercidicus genomic window:
- a CDS encoding SseB family protein: MQKNIPDPGFADDDGSADPALAAALAAYDRDRSAEPQLLTALAAARVLVPVVAVLGEVETGPDGLRREKTSDMAVPTLQAPDGRRALPAFTSMETLGRWRADARPVAVPLPQALLAASHEQADTVVVDLAGPVTYQLTGPALRALAEGRTSADPLADPAVTDALRTLLDAEPAVLLARLTPSDETDATLALGLAPDAPTAEVAQRLARALATDEVLRARLVRGLDLALLPPGAATAQEPFYRR; this comes from the coding sequence GTGCAGAAGAACATTCCCGACCCCGGTTTCGCCGACGACGACGGCTCCGCCGACCCGGCACTGGCCGCGGCCCTGGCGGCCTACGACCGGGACCGCAGCGCCGAGCCCCAGCTGCTGACGGCGCTGGCCGCCGCCCGCGTCCTGGTGCCCGTGGTGGCCGTCCTCGGTGAGGTGGAAACCGGCCCCGACGGCCTGCGCCGGGAGAAGACCAGCGATATGGCCGTCCCCACCCTCCAGGCCCCGGACGGCCGCCGCGCGCTGCCCGCCTTCACCTCCATGGAGACCCTCGGGCGCTGGCGCGCCGACGCCCGCCCGGTCGCGGTCCCGCTGCCGCAGGCGCTGCTGGCCGCCTCCCACGAACAGGCCGACACCGTGGTCGTCGACCTGGCCGGCCCGGTCACCTACCAGCTCACCGGCCCCGCCCTGCGCGCCCTCGCCGAGGGCCGCACCAGCGCCGACCCGCTCGCCGACCCGGCCGTCACCGACGCCCTGCGCACCCTGCTCGACGCCGAGCCCGCCGTGCTCCTCGCCCGCCTCACACCGTCCGACGAGACCGACGCCACCCTCGCCCTCGGTCTCGCGCCCGACGCCCCGACCGCCGAGGTCGCCCAGCGGCTGGCCCGCGCCCTGGCCACCGACGAGGTGCTGCGCGCCCGGCTCGTCCGGGGCCTGGACCTGGCCCTGCTGCCGCCCGGCGCCGCGACGGCCCAGGAGCCCTTCTACCGGCGCTGA
- a CDS encoding aquaporin: protein MEKTEISTVLTRTVVSEFLGTLLLVFFAVGSAVLAGEYIGTFGIALAFGFTMVALAYALGPISGCHFNPAVTLGMLLARRITLRTATEYWIAQVVGAIAGAALLFLVAKQIPGLQTHASFGTNGWGDRSAVHLNLGGAFVAEIMTTFLLVYVWLSVTHKVAVIGFNGMAIGLALAAVHFIGVPLDGTSVNPARSIGPALFAGGAAITQLWLFIVAPLIGAAIAAVVHQITHPPHEPVLVADESMPYEPATGSDDGP, encoded by the coding sequence ATGGAGAAAACGGAGATCTCGACGGTACTGACCCGCACGGTCGTATCCGAGTTCCTCGGCACCCTGCTCCTGGTGTTCTTCGCCGTCGGCTCGGCAGTGCTGGCGGGCGAATACATCGGCACCTTCGGCATCGCCCTGGCCTTCGGCTTCACCATGGTGGCGCTGGCCTACGCCCTCGGCCCGATCTCGGGCTGCCACTTCAACCCGGCGGTGACCCTGGGCATGCTGCTGGCCCGCCGGATCACCCTGCGGACGGCCACCGAGTACTGGATCGCCCAGGTGGTCGGCGCGATCGCCGGGGCGGCCCTGCTCTTCCTGGTCGCCAAGCAGATCCCGGGCCTGCAGACCCACGCGTCCTTCGGCACGAACGGCTGGGGCGACCGCTCGGCGGTGCACCTCAACCTCGGCGGCGCCTTCGTCGCCGAGATAATGACGACCTTCCTGCTGGTCTACGTCTGGCTGTCGGTCACCCACAAGGTCGCCGTGATCGGCTTCAACGGCATGGCGATCGGTCTGGCCCTGGCCGCCGTCCACTTCATCGGCGTCCCGCTGGACGGCACCTCCGTGAACCCGGCGCGCTCCATCGGCCCGGCGCTGTTCGCGGGCGGCGCCGCCATCACCCAGCTGTGGCTGTTCATCGTCGCGCCACTGATCGGCGCCGCCATCGCCGCGGTGGTCCACCAGATCACCCACCCACCGCACGAGCCGGTCCTCGTCGCCGACGAATCGATGCCCTACGAGCCCGCGACCGGGTCCGACGACGGCCCCTGA
- a CDS encoding DUF1844 domain-containing protein, translating to MSDQTPQQPDAAHAANPDFDAMTRDIAEVPAVEVITTVAVHLMSSAAVNLGLAEEGAAHKDLDEARKLIQALAGLVTASATEIGSYHAAPLRDGLKSLQLAFREASVVPDEPGQGPGEKYTGPVHG from the coding sequence ATGAGTGACCAGACCCCGCAGCAGCCCGACGCAGCGCACGCGGCGAATCCCGACTTCGACGCCATGACCCGGGACATCGCGGAGGTGCCGGCGGTCGAGGTGATCACCACGGTCGCGGTGCATCTGATGAGTTCGGCGGCGGTCAACCTCGGGCTCGCCGAGGAGGGCGCGGCGCACAAGGACCTCGACGAGGCGCGCAAGCTCATCCAGGCGCTGGCCGGGCTGGTCACCGCCAGCGCCACCGAGATCGGCTCGTACCACGCGGCGCCGCTGCGGGACGGTCTGAAGTCGCTGCAGCTGGCGTTCCGCGAGGCCTCGGTCGTGCCGGACGAGCCGGGCCAGGGCCCCGGGGAGAAGTACACCGGTCCCGTTCACGGCTGA
- the infC gene encoding translation initiation factor IF-3 yields the protein MVTPKRRYAAVRQAVAWCYRGGSISAEPRINDRIRVPEVRLVGPSGEQVGIVPLAKALELAQEYDLDLVEVAANARPPVCKLMDYGKFKYESAMKAREARKNQAHTVIKEMKLRPKIDPHDYDTKKGHVVRFLKQGDKVKITIMFRGREQSRPELGFRLLQRLASDVEDLGFIESNPKQDGRNMIMVLGPHKKKTEAMAEAREAQAARKAERQGGVPADESAEAPAEEPTGEHAQA from the coding sequence TTGGTCACACCGAAAAGACGTTACGCGGCAGTCCGCCAGGCCGTCGCGTGGTGCTACCGAGGAGGATCCATCAGCGCCGAGCCCCGCATCAACGACCGGATTCGCGTTCCCGAAGTGCGACTTGTCGGTCCCAGCGGCGAGCAGGTCGGGATTGTTCCGCTTGCCAAGGCCCTTGAGCTTGCTCAGGAGTACGACCTCGACCTGGTCGAGGTGGCGGCGAACGCTCGCCCGCCCGTCTGCAAGCTCATGGACTACGGGAAGTTCAAGTACGAGTCGGCCATGAAGGCCCGTGAGGCGCGCAAGAACCAGGCGCACACGGTCATCAAGGAGATGAAGCTCCGGCCGAAGATCGACCCGCACGACTACGACACCAAAAAGGGTCACGTCGTCCGGTTCCTCAAGCAGGGTGACAAGGTCAAGATCACGATCATGTTCCGTGGTCGCGAGCAGTCCCGCCCCGAGCTGGGCTTCCGGCTGCTGCAGCGGCTCGCGTCCGACGTGGAGGACCTCGGCTTCATCGAGTCGAATCCGAAGCAGGACGGCCGAAACATGATCATGGTCCTCGGTCCGCACAAGAAGAAGACCGAGGCGATGGCCGAGGCCCGCGAGGCGCAGGCCGCCCGCAAGGCGGAGCGCCAGGGCGGAGTTCCCGCGGACGAGTCCGCGGAGGCGCCCGCCGAGGAGCCCACCGGGGAGCACGCCCAGGCGTGA
- the rpmI gene encoding 50S ribosomal protein L35, whose translation MPKNKTHSGASKRFKVTGSGKVLRERAGKRHLLEHKSSRVTRRLTGNAEMAPGDAAKIKKLLGK comes from the coding sequence ATGCCGAAGAACAAGACGCACAGCGGTGCCAGCAAGCGCTTCAAGGTCACCGGCTCCGGCAAGGTGCTGCGTGAGCGCGCCGGCAAGCGCCACCTGCTTGAGCACAAGTCGTCCCGCGTGACGCGTCGCCTCACCGGCAACGCCGAGATGGCCCCGGGCGACGCCGCGAAGATCAAGAAGCTTCTCGGCAAGTGA
- the rplT gene encoding 50S ribosomal protein L20, with protein sequence MARVKRAVNAHKKRRAILEQASGYRGQRSRLYRKAKEQVTHSLVYNYNDRKKRKGDFRQLWIQRINAAARANGMTYNRFIQGLKAANIEVDRKILADLAVNDANAFAALVEASQKALPSDVNAPKAA encoded by the coding sequence GTGGCACGCGTCAAGCGGGCAGTCAACGCCCACAAGAAGCGCCGGGCGATCCTCGAGCAGGCCAGCGGCTACCGTGGCCAGCGCTCCCGCCTGTACCGCAAGGCGAAGGAGCAGGTCACCCACTCCCTCGTCTACAACTACAACGACCGCAAGAAGCGCAAGGGCGACTTCCGTCAGCTGTGGATCCAGCGCATCAACGCCGCTGCCCGCGCCAACGGCATGACCTACAACCGCTTCATCCAGGGTCTGAAGGCCGCCAACATCGAGGTGGACCGCAAGATCCTGGCCGACCTCGCGGTCAACGACGCCAACGCGTTCGCCGCGCTCGTCGAGGCCTCGCAGAAGGCGCTTCCGAGCGACGTCAACGCCCCGAAGGCTGCCTGA
- a CDS encoding TrmH family RNA methyltransferase, with protein sequence MGTPELISPRSPRVTAARRLARRAFRGKERRFIAEGPQAVREAIAHRTGGVPTLIELFATVEAAERHTEIIEAARAAGVRIHHADDRTVADISQTVTPQGLLGVCEFLDSPFEDILAARPQLVAVLANVRDPGNAGTVLRCADAAGADAVVLTDASVDLYNPKSVRASVGSLFHLPVAVGIPVERVVSGLQSAGVRILAADGAGDRDLDAELDTGSMGGPTAWVFGNEAWGLPEETRALADAVVRVPIHGRAESLNLATAAAVCLYASARAQRGPGGCRAVSPG encoded by the coding sequence ATGGGCACCCCCGAGCTGATCTCCCCGCGTTCCCCGCGCGTCACCGCCGCCCGGCGGCTGGCCCGCCGCGCCTTCCGCGGCAAGGAGCGCCGGTTCATCGCCGAGGGCCCGCAGGCCGTACGGGAGGCCATCGCCCACCGCACCGGCGGTGTCCCCACGCTCATCGAGCTGTTCGCCACCGTCGAGGCCGCCGAGCGGCACACCGAGATCATCGAGGCGGCCCGCGCGGCCGGGGTACGGATCCACCACGCCGACGACCGGACCGTCGCCGACATCTCCCAGACCGTCACCCCGCAAGGGCTGCTCGGCGTCTGTGAGTTCCTGGATTCGCCGTTCGAGGACATCCTCGCCGCCCGCCCGCAGTTGGTCGCGGTGCTCGCCAACGTCCGGGACCCCGGCAACGCCGGCACGGTGCTGCGCTGCGCGGACGCCGCGGGCGCCGACGCCGTCGTGCTGACCGATGCCTCGGTGGACCTGTACAACCCCAAGTCCGTCCGGGCTTCGGTCGGTTCGCTCTTCCACCTCCCGGTCGCGGTGGGCATCCCGGTCGAGCGGGTGGTGAGCGGGCTCCAGTCCGCCGGTGTACGGATCCTCGCCGCCGACGGTGCGGGCGACCGCGACCTGGACGCCGAACTGGACACCGGCTCCATGGGCGGGCCCACCGCCTGGGTCTTCGGCAACGAGGCCTGGGGACTTCCGGAGGAGACCCGGGCGCTGGCGGATGCCGTGGTGCGGGTGCCGATCCACGGCAGGGCCGAGAGTCTCAACCTCGCGACGGCCGCCGCGGTCTGCCTCTACGCCTCCGCCCGCGCCCAGCGCGGCCCCGGCGGCTGCCGCGCGGTGTCACCCGGCTGA
- a CDS encoding sensor histidine kinase: MNVRTSGTAVTADSRRSEGPLGGAVPTPAGEQDALGTGLGLDPDDLPDGLVVADESGRVICFNAAAARITDILPKDAVGRPLEHALPLQDIEGRRWWRLTDPYGGLAIRRGQPERNLLLGGREVLVSVRYVRSRPTGPVQRLVIALRGTEARRRTELSHAELIATVAHELRSPLTSVKGFTATLLQKWERFTDDQKRLMLETVDADANRVTRLIAELLDISRIDSGRLEVRRQRVDMSAAVRRHVQAQTTAGQRPDRFLIRMLEPLPDLWADPDKVDQVLGNLLENAVRHGEGTVTIEVGPVSDTTSAEGTSVTVSDEGPGIPEESMSRVFTRFWRGSKRGGTGLGLYIVKGIVEAHGGTITVGRAPAGGAQFRFSLPVATPAFMA, from the coding sequence ATGAATGTGAGGACTTCCGGCACCGCGGTCACCGCTGACAGTCGCCGGTCCGAGGGGCCCCTGGGAGGCGCCGTGCCCACTCCGGCCGGGGAACAGGACGCCCTGGGGACCGGTCTCGGACTCGACCCCGACGATCTGCCCGACGGCCTGGTCGTCGCCGACGAGAGCGGCCGGGTGATCTGCTTCAACGCCGCCGCGGCCAGGATCACCGACATCCTCCCCAAGGACGCGGTCGGCCGTCCCCTCGAACACGCCCTGCCGCTCCAGGACATCGAGGGCCGCCGCTGGTGGCGGCTCACCGACCCCTACGGCGGCCTCGCCATCCGCCGCGGCCAGCCCGAGCGCAATCTGCTGCTCGGCGGCCGCGAGGTGCTGGTCTCCGTCCGCTATGTCCGCAGCCGTCCCACCGGGCCCGTCCAGCGGCTGGTGATCGCGCTGCGCGGCACCGAGGCCCGGCGGCGTACGGAGCTCAGCCATGCCGAGCTGATCGCCACCGTCGCCCATGAGCTGCGCTCGCCGCTGACCTCCGTCAAGGGCTTCACCGCCACCCTCCTCCAGAAGTGGGAACGCTTCACCGACGACCAGAAGCGGCTGATGCTGGAGACGGTGGACGCCGACGCCAACCGCGTCACCCGGCTGATCGCCGAGCTGCTGGACATCTCCCGGATCGACTCCGGGCGCCTGGAGGTGCGCCGCCAGCGGGTCGACATGAGCGCCGCGGTCCGCCGGCACGTCCAGGCGCAGACCACCGCCGGCCAGCGCCCGGACCGCTTTCTGATCCGGATGCTGGAGCCGCTGCCCGATTTGTGGGCGGACCCGGACAAGGTGGACCAGGTGCTGGGCAACCTGCTGGAAAATGCGGTGCGCCACGGCGAGGGAACCGTCACCATCGAGGTCGGACCGGTATCGGATACGACCAGCGCAGAGGGGACGAGCGTCACCGTGAGCGACGAGGGCCCCGGCATCCCGGAGGAATCGATGAGCCGCGTGTTCACCCGCTTCTGGCGGGGCAGCAAGCGCGGCGGCACCGGCCTGGGCCTCTACATCGTCAAGGGCATCGTCGAGGCCCACGGCGGGACGATCACGGTCGGCCGGGCCCCGGCCGGCGGCGCACAGTTCCGATTTAGCCTGCCCGTCGCGACCCCGGCCTTCATGGCCTGA
- the pheS gene encoding phenylalanine--tRNA ligase subunit alpha, with product MSAPNKSYDPVEVEALKPEEIAARLDEALAAIAAADGLEALREVKVAHTGDRSPLALANREIGALPPHAKADAGKRVGQARGRVNQALKVRQEELEAERDARVLVEEAVDVTLPYDRTPAGARHPLTTFMERVADVFVAMGYEVAEGPEVEAEWFNFDALNFVPDHPARQMQDTFFVQGGGTEGDESGVVLRTHTSPVQARTLVDREPPVYVVCPGRVYRTDELDATHSPVFHQIELLAVDEGLTMADLKGTLDHMVRALFGPDMKTRLRPNYFPFTEPSAEMDMVCYVCRGESVGNPDRPCRTCSSEGWIELGGCGMVNPKVLIACGVDPEKYSGFAFGFGIDRMLMFRHNVEDMRDMFEGDVRFTRPFGMEI from the coding sequence ATGTCCGCACCCAATAAGTCGTACGACCCTGTCGAGGTCGAAGCCCTGAAACCGGAAGAGATCGCCGCACGGCTGGACGAGGCGCTGGCCGCCATCGCCGCCGCGGACGGTCTGGAGGCGCTGCGTGAGGTGAAGGTCGCGCACACCGGCGACCGCTCGCCGCTCGCGCTCGCCAACCGTGAGATCGGCGCCCTGCCCCCGCACGCCAAGGCGGACGCCGGCAAGCGCGTCGGCCAGGCCCGCGGCCGGGTCAACCAGGCGCTCAAGGTCCGCCAGGAGGAGCTGGAGGCGGAGCGCGACGCCCGCGTGCTGGTCGAGGAGGCGGTGGATGTCACGCTGCCCTACGACCGCACCCCGGCCGGCGCCCGGCACCCGCTGACCACCTTCATGGAGCGGGTCGCGGACGTCTTCGTGGCCATGGGCTACGAGGTCGCCGAGGGCCCCGAGGTCGAGGCCGAGTGGTTCAACTTCGACGCCCTCAACTTCGTGCCCGACCACCCGGCGCGCCAGATGCAGGACACCTTCTTCGTGCAGGGTGGGGGCACCGAGGGCGATGAGTCCGGTGTCGTGCTGCGCACCCACACCTCGCCGGTGCAGGCCCGTACGCTCGTCGACCGCGAGCCGCCGGTCTATGTCGTCTGCCCGGGGCGGGTCTACCGCACCGACGAGCTGGACGCCACGCACTCCCCGGTCTTCCACCAGATCGAGCTGCTCGCCGTCGACGAGGGCCTGACCATGGCCGACCTCAAGGGCACCCTGGACCACATGGTCCGGGCGCTGTTCGGCCCGGACATGAAGACCCGGCTGCGGCCGAACTACTTCCCGTTCACCGAGCCGTCCGCCGAGATGGACATGGTCTGCTACGTCTGCCGTGGCGAGTCCGTGGGCAACCCCGACCGGCCCTGCCGTACGTGCTCCAGCGAGGGCTGGATCGAGCTCGGCGGCTGCGGAATGGTCAACCCCAAGGTGCTCATCGCCTGCGGCGTCGACCCGGAGAAGTACAGCGGCTTCGCCTTCGGGTTCGGCATCGACCGGATGCTGATGTTCCGGCACAACGTGGAAGACATGCGTGACATGTTCGAAGGCGACGTCCGGTTCACCCGGCCGTTCGGGATGGAGATCTGA
- the pheT gene encoding phenylalanine--tRNA ligase subunit beta: MRVPLSWLREYVDLPATETGRDVQAKLIAVGLEVETVERLGEGLKGPLVVGQVLTIEELDGFKKPIRFCTVDVGQANGTGEPQEIVCGARNFAVGDKVVVVLPGAVLPGDFKIAARKTYGKKSHGMICSGDELGMGDDGTHGIIVLPPEYEVGTDAIELLELVDEVLDIAVTPDRGYCLSMRGVARETATAYGLPLRDPALLDVPPPNSAGYPVQVSDPLGCDRFTARTVTGLEPGARTPLWMQRRLQKAGMRPVSLAVDITNYVMLELGQPLHAYDRTSVDGPIGVRRATAGEQLTTLDGTKRVLDAEDLVITDNRGPIGLAGVMGGANTEIAAPVADPGTGEPRGTTDVVIEAAHFDALSIARTARRHKLSSEAAKRFERGVDPEAASAAAQRTVDLLVLLAGGTAEDGVTEVVTPRGPRTITISANHPDKVAGVDYGRETVVRRLQQVGCDAYGQDELVVTVPSWRPDLSEPNDLAEEVIRLEGYENLPSTLPKPPAGRGLTERQRLHRRVGRALAGAGYVEALNYPFTGSAILDQLGIEADDPRRAAVTLVNPLSDEEPDLRTTLIPGLLNALRRNYGRGTHDLALFETGPVFRATGDEKPASRLVVDRRPTDDEIASLDASLPQQPRRAAVVLAGGREQDGWWGSARPAIWADAIEAGRTVAREAGVELIVRQDQHAPFHPGRCAALLALADGEEILVGNAGELHPRVIKTLALPERTCAMEIDLDRLEQAGTGPLRAPKISAFPVATQDVALVVDAGVPAAEVEGALRDGAGELLESLRLFDVFTGEQIGAGKKSLAYALRFRADDRTLTAEDASAARDAAIAAAVERTGAVLRG, from the coding sequence ATGCGGGTCCCGCTTTCTTGGCTGCGGGAGTACGTCGACCTGCCGGCGACGGAGACCGGCCGTGACGTACAGGCCAAGCTCATCGCCGTCGGCCTGGAGGTCGAGACCGTCGAGCGCCTCGGCGAGGGCCTCAAGGGCCCGCTCGTCGTCGGCCAGGTGCTGACCATCGAGGAGCTGGACGGCTTCAAGAAGCCGATCCGCTTCTGCACGGTCGACGTCGGCCAGGCCAACGGCACCGGCGAGCCCCAGGAAATCGTCTGTGGCGCGCGGAACTTCGCCGTCGGCGACAAGGTCGTGGTCGTGCTGCCCGGCGCCGTGCTGCCCGGCGACTTCAAGATCGCCGCGCGGAAGACGTACGGCAAGAAGTCGCACGGCATGATCTGCTCCGGCGACGAGCTGGGCATGGGCGACGACGGCACGCACGGCATCATCGTGCTGCCGCCGGAGTACGAGGTCGGTACCGACGCGATCGAGCTGCTGGAGCTCGTCGACGAGGTGCTGGACATCGCCGTCACCCCGGACCGCGGCTACTGCCTGTCGATGCGCGGGGTGGCCCGCGAGACCGCCACCGCGTACGGCCTGCCGCTGCGCGACCCGGCGCTGCTGGACGTGCCGCCGCCGAACTCCGCCGGCTACCCCGTCCAGGTCTCCGACCCCCTCGGCTGCGACCGCTTCACCGCCCGTACGGTCACCGGCCTGGAGCCCGGCGCGCGCACCCCGCTGTGGATGCAGCGCCGCCTCCAGAAGGCCGGGATGCGCCCGGTCTCGCTGGCCGTCGACATCACCAACTACGTGATGCTGGAGCTCGGCCAGCCGCTGCACGCCTATGACCGCACCAGCGTCGACGGCCCGATCGGCGTCCGACGGGCGACCGCCGGTGAGCAGCTGACCACCCTGGACGGCACCAAGCGGGTGCTGGACGCCGAGGACCTGGTCATCACCGACAACCGCGGGCCGATCGGCCTCGCGGGCGTCATGGGCGGCGCCAACACCGAGATCGCGGCCCCGGTCGCCGACCCCGGGACCGGCGAGCCGCGCGGCACCACCGACGTCGTGATCGAGGCCGCGCACTTCGACGCGCTGTCCATCGCCCGTACGGCCCGCCGGCACAAGCTGTCCTCGGAGGCCGCCAAGCGCTTCGAGCGCGGGGTGGACCCGGAGGCCGCGTCCGCCGCGGCGCAGCGCACCGTCGACCTGCTGGTGCTGCTCGCGGGCGGCACCGCCGAGGACGGCGTCACCGAGGTCGTCACGCCCCGCGGGCCGCGCACGATCACCATTTCCGCCAACCACCCGGACAAGGTCGCCGGTGTCGACTACGGCCGGGAGACCGTCGTCCGCCGCCTCCAGCAGGTCGGCTGCGACGCCTACGGGCAGGACGAGCTGGTCGTGACCGTGCCGTCCTGGCGGCCGGACCTCAGCGAGCCGAACGACCTGGCCGAAGAGGTCATCCGGCTGGAGGGCTACGAGAACCTGCCCTCCACCCTCCCCAAGCCGCCGGCCGGCCGCGGGCTGACCGAGCGTCAGCGGCTGCACCGCCGGGTCGGCCGGGCGCTGGCCGGTGCGGGCTATGTCGAGGCGCTGAACTACCCGTTCACCGGCTCGGCGATCCTCGACCAGCTCGGCATCGAGGCGGACGACCCGCGCCGCGCGGCCGTCACCCTCGTCAACCCGCTCTCCGACGAGGAGCCCGACCTCCGTACGACGCTCATCCCGGGGCTGCTGAACGCGCTGCGCCGCAACTACGGGCGCGGTACCCACGACCTGGCGCTCTTCGAGACCGGTCCGGTCTTCCGGGCGACCGGCGACGAGAAGCCGGCCAGCCGGCTGGTCGTCGACCGCCGGCCGACCGACGACGAGATCGCCTCGCTGGACGCCTCGCTCCCGCAGCAGCCGCGGCGCGCCGCGGTGGTGCTCGCCGGGGGCCGTGAGCAGGACGGCTGGTGGGGTTCCGCACGCCCGGCGATCTGGGCGGACGCCATCGAGGCGGGCCGTACGGTCGCCCGTGAGGCCGGTGTCGAGCTGATCGTCCGGCAGGACCAGCACGCCCCGTTCCACCCGGGCCGCTGTGCGGCGCTGCTCGCCCTCGCCGACGGCGAGGAGATCCTCGTCGGCAACGCGGGTGAGCTGCACCCGAGGGTCATCAAGACGCTGGCCCTGCCGGAGCGCACCTGCGCGATGGAGATCGACCTGGACCGCCTGGAGCAGGCCGGTACCGGACCGCTGCGCGCCCCGAAGATCTCGGCCTTCCCGGTCGCGACCCAGGACGTCGCGCTCGTGGTCGACGCCGGTGTCCCGGCGGCCGAGGTCGAGGGCGCGCTGCGCGACGGTGCGGGTGAACTGCTGGAGTCGCTGCGGCTGTTCGACGTCTTCACCGGCGAGCAGATCGGCGCGGGCAAGAAGTCGCTGGCGTACGCGCTGCGCTTCCGCGCCGACGACCGGACGCTGACCGCCGAGGATGCCTCGGCGGCCCGTGACGCGGCGATCGCGGCGGCCGTGGAGCGGACCGGGGCGGTGCTGCGCGGCTGA
- a CDS encoding PP2C family protein-serine/threonine phosphatase, whose amino-acid sequence MIRNRARGFARRAFVFVLPGLWVLGVVIWELSRPTSGRLLQLLAAAPAIACAGTGRRRCVLLGGVCALLALVPFGEVEPGTGWGTRLVTCGAILTVIGVSYLTAGRRLRLLRELERTREVALTAQRVLLRPLPRRIDGVLLAADHLSVSEGAVVGGDLYEVVGTRHGVRAVIGDVRGHGLAAMGTVAAMLGSFREVAHDEPELGGVLRRLERSHQRYLRERGYPGRPAGGAEPAGPFAEEFVTLLLVEVAADGSVTALNCGHPWPYRIARQAVAPVSPADPMPPLGLFPLPEELSAVCCGRLRPGEGLFLHTDGAADARDAAGEFFPLAQELRSSVAAAAAPGGPSPAGVVGTVREALLRHAGGRLTDDVALLMLSNDRVRVPAQASRARRAGTGRVEAGRAE is encoded by the coding sequence ATGATCCGAAACCGGGCGAGAGGCTTCGCCCGGCGCGCCTTCGTCTTCGTCCTGCCCGGCCTGTGGGTCCTCGGCGTCGTGATCTGGGAGCTGAGCCGGCCGACCAGCGGCCGGCTGCTGCAACTCCTCGCCGCCGCACCGGCCATCGCCTGCGCGGGCACCGGCCGCCGCCGGTGCGTCCTGCTCGGCGGGGTGTGCGCGCTGCTCGCGCTGGTGCCGTTCGGCGAGGTGGAGCCCGGGACCGGCTGGGGCACGCGCCTGGTGACCTGCGGGGCGATCCTCACGGTGATCGGGGTGAGCTATCTGACCGCCGGGCGGCGGCTGCGGCTGCTGCGGGAGCTGGAGCGGACCCGGGAGGTCGCGCTCACCGCGCAGCGGGTGCTGCTGCGGCCGTTACCGCGCCGGATCGACGGGGTGCTGCTGGCGGCCGACCATCTCTCGGTGAGCGAGGGGGCCGTGGTCGGCGGCGATCTGTACGAGGTGGTGGGGACCCGGCACGGGGTCCGGGCGGTGATCGGGGATGTGCGCGGGCACGGGCTGGCCGCGATGGGCACGGTCGCGGCGATGCTCGGCAGCTTCCGCGAGGTGGCGCACGATGAGCCCGAACTGGGCGGTGTGCTGCGCCGGTTGGAGCGCTCGCATCAGCGGTATCTGCGGGAGCGGGGGTACCCCGGGCGGCCGGCGGGCGGCGCGGAGCCGGCCGGTCCGTTCGCCGAGGAGTTCGTGACGCTGCTGCTCGTGGAGGTGGCTGCGGACGGGTCCGTCACGGCGCTCAACTGCGGGCATCCATGGCCCTATCGGATCGCTCGCCAGGCGGTCGCACCGGTCTCCCCGGCCGATCCGATGCCGCCGCTGGGCCTGTTCCCGTTGCCCGAGGAGCTGTCCGCGGTGTGCTGCGGGCGACTGCGGCCCGGGGAGGGGCTGTTTCTCCACACCGACGGGGCGGCCGACGCGCGGGACGCGGCCGGGGAGTTCTTTCCGCTGGCCCAGGAGCTGCGCAGCAGTGTCGCGGCGGCCGCGGCCCCGGGCGGGCCCTCGCCGGCGGGAGTGGTCGGCACGGTGCGCGAGGCGTTGCTGCGGCATGCGGGCGGACGGCTGACGGATGATGTGGCGCTGCTGATGCTGAGCAACGACCGGGTGCGGGTGCCGGCGCAGGCGTCACGGGCCCGGCGGGCAGGAACGGGGCGCGTGGAGGCGGGCCGGGCCGAGTAG